A part of Bacillus thuringiensis genomic DNA contains:
- a CDS encoding SdpI family protein — protein MRKHLFAILLIIITCLAWAFAWPNLPGTMAVHWGTEGVNGFASKFNAMLLLLGIMIFTYVLLTVTPKIDPKKKNYDKFSRSYMIMNYSVLVVLFLVNMLVIGVGLGYDIPMNSTPYILVGLLFIVIGNYLPQCKPNYFVGIKTPWTLSNEEVWRKTHRFSGKVFVVLGVIMILSIFAPAAWKAFLMIGIIIGAVGLTMGYSYVAYKKELKM, from the coding sequence ATGAGAAAACATCTTTTTGCAATCTTATTAATTATTATAACTTGTTTAGCTTGGGCATTTGCCTGGCCGAATTTGCCTGGCACAATGGCAGTTCATTGGGGGACTGAAGGTGTGAATGGCTTTGCTTCCAAATTTAATGCAATGCTGTTGCTACTTGGAATTATGATTTTCACTTATGTTTTATTGACAGTTACCCCTAAAATTGATCCTAAGAAAAAGAATTACGATAAGTTTTCTAGAAGTTATATGATAATGAATTATAGCGTATTAGTGGTATTATTTTTAGTAAACATGCTTGTGATTGGGGTAGGATTAGGTTATGACATTCCGATGAATAGTACACCGTATATTCTTGTTGGCCTTTTATTTATAGTCATCGGAAACTATTTACCACAATGTAAACCAAATTACTTTGTAGGTATAAAAACACCGTGGACGTTAAGTAACGAAGAAGTGTGGAGAAAGACGCACCGTTTTAGTGGAAAGGTGTTTGTTGTATTAGGTGTTATTATGATTTTAAGTATTTTTGCACCGGCAGCATGGAAAGCCTTCTTAATGATAGGAATTATTATTGGGGCGGTAGGATTAACGATGGGCTATTCATATGTTGCTTATAAAAAAGAATTAAAAATGTAA
- a CDS encoding autorepressor SdpR family transcription factor, whose product MNQAFKALADPTRRKILDLLKESDLTAGEIAEHFNMTKPSISHHLNALKNAELIQDEKKGQFVMYSLNTTVFQDLLTWVFTFTNKGEEGK is encoded by the coding sequence TTGAATCAAGCATTCAAAGCATTAGCAGATCCAACAAGGCGAAAGATTTTAGATTTATTAAAAGAAAGTGATTTAACCGCTGGGGAAATTGCTGAACATTTTAATATGACAAAGCCAAGTATTTCACACCACTTAAACGCACTTAAAAATGCTGAACTTATTCAAGATGAAAAGAAAGGGCAATTCGTTATGTACTCTTTGAATACAACTGTATTTCAAGATTTGTTGACTTGGGTGTTTACGTTTACGAATAAGGGGGAAGAGGGGAAATGA
- a CDS encoding response regulator transcription factor, protein MYKILIVEDDPNISSLLQSHIQKYGYEAVVAENFDDIMESFNAVKPHLVLLDVNLPKFDGFYWCRQIRHESTCPIIFISARAGEMEQIMAIESGADDYITKPFHYDVVMAKIKGQLRRIYGDYAPNISERIVEVEGLKLFPERPEIHFGSEQVLLTKKEAILAEMLLSKFPRTASREDLLAALWDDESFVEENTLNVNITRLRKKFNELGIENAIETVRGLGYRFNATWSE, encoded by the coding sequence ATGTATAAAATTTTAATCGTTGAAGACGATCCAAATATTTCATCATTACTACAATCTCACATTCAAAAGTATGGCTATGAAGCTGTTGTTGCAGAGAACTTCGATGATATTATGGAATCGTTTAACGCTGTAAAGCCACATCTTGTTTTACTTGATGTAAACTTACCGAAATTCGATGGGTTCTACTGGTGCCGCCAAATTCGTCATGAATCTACTTGTCCTATTATTTTCATTTCAGCACGTGCTGGTGAGATGGAACAAATTATGGCGATTGAAAGCGGTGCGGATGATTATATTACAAAACCGTTCCACTATGACGTTGTAATGGCAAAAATTAAAGGTCAATTACGCCGTATTTACGGTGATTATGCGCCAAATATTTCTGAACGTATCGTTGAAGTAGAAGGACTAAAATTATTCCCAGAACGTCCAGAAATTCATTTTGGATCTGAGCAAGTTCTTTTAACGAAGAAAGAAGCTATTTTAGCAGAAATGTTATTATCTAAATTCCCGCGTACGGCGAGCCGTGAAGATTTATTAGCTGCCCTTTGGGATGACGAGAGCTTCGTTGAAGAAAATACATTAAACGTAAACATCACGCGTCTTCGTAAAAAATTCAATGAGCTTGGTATTGAAAATGCTATTGAAACAGTACGTGGACTTGGGTATCGTTTTAACGCAACTTGGAGTGAATAA